In Myxococcales bacterium, a single genomic region encodes these proteins:
- a CDS encoding fibronectin type III domain-containing protein gives MTKTAVVIFGLLGLYGCGGSGPVDVAPSGGSAVGDAANPAPPSPPEAEGGLVSADGGSGPDAEATPTAATDVTGLKAKSLAPTELHVAWTGVAHATDYAVAHVAGTTPPADCLGATLEPAPSLSKTLSGLTPDSDYAIRVCAVTTPASGGKAFSAGATLVTRTLSLPPGEPSDLVAAQKTGSTDTIELAWLAASGATSYRVVHQEGSTAPSSCSGATLEVSNNAASVSGLVPNKEYAFRVCARNGNPTPDVSTGVTATAFLHRAPAADPASVTVDERGLNWATVSFAAVAGATRYRVAFATGSAPADCTAGQGVVTTSTAITLKDLTAGAVYGIRVCSDNGDDVPLYSGGTTASAPAAPIVGAPPHMAALGCTASTFNDRARLSFVGAGAASNYYVASAVASPPTCTLQNTTPASSLTQTVSSPVSFWSFRSPTYQANSGPYVLRLCYYKGGASFEQGETVTVVPPRTVGNQFHNGTCTSSNPSYTAPTVNITAPAEDALVRGKVTVSGTCSAGKIVWKGDAFGETDCTQGAFTATLDVAAKPDGKVTLVAVPMLGAFGGVAAFRTVNKSCVTTGTTCGNGSLEAGETCDLGCGNFDTGACTPQCVADVCGDGHVGVGEECDNGAANGDTSACKSACKKAVCGDGLVGPFEQCDLGAANDDAGACTTACAAARCGDGLVGPGEECDLGAANANNGACTKACKNATCGDGYVGPAEECDSGPMSSVDGSCQPTCKLSTCGDGHVSPFESCDDAASGGCPVDCGAKSAPQGRVSAGSVYACGVQQSGTLACWGNNSGGRATPPTGKYTSVGAGTNGACGLDDAGEIHCWGASFGTLPAGPFVEIAVGYDHACARRNSGSVACFGKNGSGQTSVPAGTYVQLVANVYRTCALNLARQVVCWGTAPSANALAGGPFERIDMGHGGLCGLRADGILKCTGATTSATATFRDVAVDDNGVCGVRTGGNIECLGGNKNLTVPLGDFVAIDGSRDGFCAIARTGTVKCFAGLSSPSASVEFLP, from the coding sequence ATGACGAAAACCGCCGTGGTGATTTTCGGGCTCCTTGGGCTCTACGGCTGCGGCGGCTCCGGCCCCGTCGACGTGGCCCCGAGCGGCGGCTCCGCAGTAGGCGACGCGGCGAATCCGGCGCCCCCGTCGCCGCCTGAGGCCGAAGGCGGCCTCGTGAGCGCCGATGGCGGCTCCGGGCCTGACGCGGAGGCGACGCCGACCGCCGCGACGGATGTCACGGGCCTCAAGGCCAAGTCCCTGGCGCCCACCGAGCTGCACGTCGCCTGGACCGGCGTTGCCCACGCGACCGACTATGCGGTGGCTCACGTGGCGGGCACCACGCCGCCGGCCGACTGTCTCGGCGCCACCCTCGAGCCCGCCCCCAGTCTCAGCAAGACTCTCTCGGGCCTCACGCCGGACTCCGACTACGCCATTCGTGTCTGCGCTGTGACGACGCCCGCTAGCGGCGGCAAGGCCTTCTCCGCCGGCGCGACGCTTGTGACGCGAACCTTGTCGCTGCCTCCGGGCGAGCCGAGCGATCTTGTGGCCGCGCAGAAGACCGGCTCCACCGACACGATCGAGCTCGCGTGGCTCGCCGCCAGCGGGGCGACCTCGTACCGCGTCGTGCACCAGGAGGGCTCGACCGCGCCTTCGTCGTGCAGCGGCGCAACGCTCGAGGTCTCGAACAACGCTGCGAGCGTCAGCGGCCTTGTGCCGAACAAGGAGTACGCCTTCCGCGTCTGCGCGCGGAATGGAAACCCAACGCCGGACGTCTCGACCGGCGTCACGGCGACAGCCTTTCTGCATCGCGCCCCGGCGGCCGATCCGGCGAGCGTGACGGTCGACGAGCGAGGCCTCAACTGGGCCACCGTGAGCTTCGCCGCCGTCGCGGGCGCGACCCGCTATCGAGTGGCCTTCGCCACGGGAAGCGCGCCGGCCGACTGCACCGCTGGGCAAGGCGTGGTGACGACGAGCACGGCGATCACGCTGAAAGACCTCACCGCCGGCGCCGTTTATGGCATTCGCGTCTGCAGCGACAACGGCGATGACGTTCCGCTCTACAGCGGTGGGACGACGGCGAGCGCGCCCGCGGCGCCGATCGTCGGGGCGCCGCCCCATATGGCAGCGCTCGGCTGCACAGCGAGCACCTTCAACGATCGCGCGCGACTCTCGTTCGTCGGTGCCGGCGCGGCGTCGAACTACTACGTGGCGAGCGCCGTCGCGTCGCCACCGACCTGCACGCTGCAAAACACGACGCCGGCGTCTTCGCTGACGCAAACCGTTTCGTCGCCCGTCTCCTTTTGGTCGTTTCGCTCGCCGACCTACCAGGCCAACTCGGGGCCGTACGTCCTTCGCCTCTGCTACTACAAGGGGGGCGCGAGCTTCGAGCAGGGCGAGACCGTCACCGTCGTGCCGCCGAGGACCGTTGGCAACCAGTTCCACAACGGCACGTGCACCTCGTCGAACCCGTCGTACACGGCGCCGACGGTGAACATCACGGCGCCAGCCGAGGATGCGCTCGTGCGCGGCAAGGTGACGGTGAGCGGCACCTGCTCGGCCGGCAAGATCGTCTGGAAGGGTGACGCCTTCGGCGAGACCGATTGCACTCAGGGCGCCTTCACGGCGACCCTCGACGTCGCCGCGAAGCCCGACGGCAAGGTCACGCTCGTCGCGGTCCCGATGCTCGGTGCTTTTGGCGGCGTGGCCGCCTTCCGCACGGTGAACAAGTCGTGCGTCACCACCGGAACAACCTGCGGCAACGGCTCGCTCGAGGCCGGCGAGACGTGCGACCTCGGCTGCGGCAACTTCGACACGGGCGCGTGCACGCCCCAGTGCGTCGCCGACGTCTGCGGCGACGGCCACGTGGGAGTCGGTGAGGAGTGCGACAACGGCGCCGCCAACGGCGACACGAGCGCGTGCAAGTCGGCTTGCAAGAAGGCGGTCTGTGGCGACGGTCTCGTGGGCCCCTTTGAGCAGTGCGATCTCGGAGCCGCCAACGACGACGCGGGGGCCTGCACCACGGCATGCGCAGCCGCACGCTGCGGCGACGGCCTCGTCGGCCCCGGCGAAGAGTGCGATCTCGGCGCCGCCAACGCGAACAACGGCGCATGCACCAAGGCGTGCAAGAACGCGACATGCGGCGACGGCTACGTCGGCCCCGCCGAGGAGTGCGACTCGGGTCCCATGTCGTCGGTCGACGGCAGCTGCCAGCCGACCTGCAAGCTATCGACCTGCGGTGACGGCCACGTGTCGCCCTTCGAGAGCTGCGACGACGCCGCGAGCGGTGGCTGCCCCGTCGACTGCGGAGCGAAGTCGGCGCCGCAAGGGCGCGTCTCGGCGGGCTCGGTCTACGCGTGCGGCGTGCAGCAGAGCGGAACGCTCGCCTGCTGGGGCAACAACAGCGGCGGTCGCGCAACGCCGCCCACCGGCAAGTACACGAGCGTCGGCGCGGGGACGAACGGCGCGTGCGGCCTCGATGACGCCGGCGAGATTCACTGCTGGGGCGCCAGCTTTGGAACGCTGCCCGCGGGCCCGTTCGTGGAGATTGCCGTCGGCTACGACCACGCGTGCGCACGCCGCAATAGCGGTAGCGTCGCGTGTTTCGGGAAGAACGGCTCGGGGCAGACGAGCGTGCCGGCCGGCACCTACGTTCAGCTCGTCGCGAACGTCTATCGCACGTGCGCCCTCAACCTGGCTCGCCAGGTGGTCTGCTGGGGAACCGCCCCGTCTGCGAACGCCCTCGCCGGCGGGCCCTTCGAACGCATCGACATGGGCCACGGCGGCCTCTGCGGTCTGCGCGCCGATGGAATCCTCAAGTGCACCGGCGCGACGACGAGCGCCACGGCAACCTTTCGCGACGTCGCCGTCGACGACAACGGCGTGTGCGGCGTCCGCACCGGGGGCAACATCGAGTGCTTGGGCGGCAACAAGAACCTCACGGTGCCGCTCGGCGACTTCGTGGCCATCGACGGCTCACGCGACGGCTTCTGCGCCATCGCGCGCACCGGAACGGTCAAGTGCTTCGCCGGCCTCAGCTCGCCAAGCGCGAGCGTCGAGTTCCTGCCCTGA
- a CDS encoding nucleotidyltransferase: MNLPRDLAAMLSAFEKRGVRYLVVGGHAVSLHARPRSTKDLDLWLDANATNVARACVALADFGLPSTLVEELRVAKPDEIIWIGRPPARVDFLLTLPGVTFTAAWSRRVMVDLAGVAVSVIGREDLIANKVAVGRPQDRRDVRALEKAAATASPAKRRRTRT, translated from the coding sequence ATGAACCTCCCCCGCGATTTGGCCGCGATGCTTTCGGCGTTCGAAAAGCGAGGCGTGCGCTACCTGGTCGTGGGCGGCCACGCCGTCAGCCTCCACGCTAGACCCCGTTCGACCAAGGACCTCGACCTTTGGCTCGACGCCAACGCCACCAACGTTGCGCGCGCGTGCGTTGCGCTCGCAGATTTCGGGTTGCCGTCGACCCTTGTCGAGGAGCTCCGAGTCGCGAAGCCCGACGAGATCATTTGGATCGGGCGACCACCAGCGCGTGTCGACTTCTTGCTGACACTCCCTGGCGTGACCTTCACCGCCGCTTGGAGTAGGCGCGTGATGGTCGACCTGGCTGGTGTGGCCGTTTCGGTCATTGGTCGTGAGGATCTCATTGCGAACAAGGTGGCCGTGGGGCGACCGCAGGATCGTCGCGACGTGCGGGCCCTCGAGAAGGCCGCGGCGACGGCGTCGCCAGCCAAACGTCGTCGCACGCGAACTTGA
- a CDS encoding Uma2 family endonuclease, translating into MASSPNPATKVVTELRHVRPVRPLHFPESEPEEEHLGQHPRHEDLCMFLKLLLRALCGEANAVSADMFVYWNATLNDDRGRRAPDAAVKPGLPQAEMFEHGSWKTWELGVPELTVEVLSLSDTRERWTLTEKREAYEAMGVDEFVCFDVDAPEGSRIRVWDRVEGDFVERVVEAERTPCITLSEAFGGVFEWIVAPAERWPVALRLLQDGALVPLPSEVAEAALAREAAAKARVRELEALLAKK; encoded by the coding sequence ATGGCGTCGTCGCCGAATCCCGCGACCAAGGTCGTCACCGAACTCAGGCACGTGCGCCCCGTGCGGCCGCTTCATTTTCCGGAATCGGAGCCGGAGGAGGAGCACTTGGGCCAGCACCCTCGGCACGAAGATTTGTGCATGTTCCTGAAGCTGCTCCTGCGAGCGCTTTGCGGTGAGGCGAACGCCGTCTCGGCGGACATGTTCGTCTACTGGAACGCGACGCTGAACGACGATCGCGGTCGCCGTGCGCCGGACGCAGCCGTGAAGCCCGGCCTGCCGCAGGCCGAGATGTTCGAGCACGGCTCGTGGAAGACGTGGGAGCTTGGCGTGCCGGAGCTCACCGTCGAGGTGCTGTCGCTCTCAGACACGCGCGAGCGCTGGACGCTCACGGAGAAGCGCGAAGCCTACGAGGCCATGGGCGTCGACGAATTCGTCTGCTTCGACGTCGACGCGCCCGAGGGCTCGCGCATCCGCGTGTGGGATCGGGTCGAGGGCGACTTCGTCGAGCGCGTCGTGGAGGCGGAGCGAACGCCTTGCATCACGCTATCGGAGGCCTTCGGTGGCGTGTTCGAGTGGATCGTGGCGCCGGCGGAGCGCTGGCCCGTGGCGCTGCGTCTCTTGCAAGATGGCGCGCTCGTGCCGCTGCCGTCCGAGGTGGCGGAAGCGGCCCTCGCGCGCGAGGCCGCCGCAAAGGCGCGCGTCCGAGAGCTCGAAGCATTGCTCGCGAAGAAGTAG
- a CDS encoding LamG domain-containing protein: MALTSVSLAACQLLSGVGDLRVVDDPPRDAATSLDATGVAADGAPLDGAGASDGSASEAATDAASDDAGPGTGDATVTDASPGTDGGDGGAADANVTDGGVDATDGNAGDGGDGGLACDPFAGSDGGAGTTTGLVALYRGDGTDWAPNPVAATQVDNVTLGPDRFGRLCAGQYNGTSSRIKVSGLAKLPINDADRTFTAWIKTTTPVASIVNWGRAASVSGGPPAATAGERSGLLIRTERVLFAGESPNPPQFDLEGGDPAANGVWHLFGASYAQATRTVTIYEDGVAISALVLPTAIHTVGNDLQIGRAPEPRTVPEFFSGSIDEVRVYGRVLSGPEMLALYHDRGFFPVEGLVGHYRGDGVDRSPSPVAATAPLAGNAVPDRQGVANQARAYIASSTQALTVPSQAKLPQGNADRTLSAWIHVPSTGGDMGVVNWGSSVIGRRSGLLVGYDTFHAGGPAWYAAFAGQAADLRAYPASFTTGKWMHLAATYDHRGTAVLYLNDAQVALGGLGPSAAVLNTDATLPMYIGRSPDLAGVPHEFFNGAIDDVRVFGRTLTRGEVRALVHERGYNPL; this comes from the coding sequence TTGGCGCTCACGTCGGTGTCGCTCGCGGCTTGTCAGCTGCTGAGCGGTGTCGGCGATCTCCGCGTCGTCGACGACCCGCCGCGAGACGCCGCGACAAGCCTCGACGCCACGGGCGTCGCGGCCGACGGCGCCCCCCTCGACGGAGCCGGCGCTTCCGACGGTTCGGCAAGCGAGGCGGCGACCGACGCCGCGAGCGACGACGCAGGCCCCGGCACCGGCGACGCAACCGTCACGGACGCTAGCCCCGGGACCGATGGCGGCGACGGCGGAGCGGCCGACGCCAACGTGACTGACGGCGGAGTCGATGCGACCGACGGCAACGCGGGCGATGGCGGTGACGGCGGTCTTGCGTGCGATCCTTTCGCCGGCAGCGACGGTGGCGCGGGCACCACGACGGGGCTCGTAGCGCTCTACCGCGGCGACGGAACCGACTGGGCTCCGAATCCGGTCGCCGCCACGCAAGTCGACAACGTCACCCTCGGGCCCGACCGCTTCGGCCGGCTATGCGCGGGCCAATACAACGGCACCAGCAGTCGCATCAAAGTGAGCGGCCTCGCCAAGCTACCCATCAACGACGCCGATCGGACCTTCACCGCGTGGATCAAGACCACGACGCCGGTGGCCTCCATCGTCAATTGGGGTCGCGCCGCCAGCGTCAGCGGCGGCCCGCCGGCAGCCACCGCCGGAGAGCGCTCGGGGCTTCTCATCCGCACCGAGCGGGTGCTCTTCGCCGGCGAGTCACCGAACCCGCCGCAGTTCGATCTGGAGGGCGGCGACCCCGCAGCCAACGGCGTTTGGCACTTGTTTGGGGCCTCCTACGCGCAAGCGACGCGCACCGTGACGATCTACGAAGATGGCGTCGCCATCAGCGCGCTGGTCTTGCCGACGGCCATCCACACCGTGGGGAACGATCTGCAAATCGGCCGGGCGCCGGAGCCGCGAACGGTGCCGGAGTTCTTCTCCGGGAGCATCGACGAGGTGCGCGTCTACGGGCGCGTTTTGAGCGGCCCCGAGATGCTTGCACTCTACCATGATCGGGGGTTCTTCCCGGTCGAGGGCCTCGTGGGTCACTACCGGGGCGACGGCGTCGACCGCTCACCGAGCCCCGTCGCCGCGACGGCGCCCTTGGCCGGCAACGCGGTGCCCGACCGGCAAGGTGTCGCCAACCAAGCGCGCGCCTACATCGCGAGCTCGACGCAGGCGCTGACGGTGCCGAGCCAGGCCAAGCTGCCCCAAGGCAACGCCGATCGAACGCTCTCGGCGTGGATTCACGTACCGAGCACGGGTGGCGACATGGGCGTCGTCAATTGGGGCAGCTCGGTCATCGGGCGACGCTCCGGCCTCCTCGTGGGGTACGACACGTTCCACGCCGGCGGTCCCGCCTGGTACGCCGCCTTCGCCGGGCAAGCGGCCGATCTTCGCGCTTACCCGGCGAGCTTCACCACGGGCAAGTGGATGCACCTTGCAGCGACCTACGATCACCGAGGCACGGCGGTCCTCTATCTCAATGACGCGCAGGTCGCCCTCGGCGGGCTAGGGCCCAGCGCAGCCGTCCTCAACACCGACGCGACCCTGCCGATGTACATCGGCCGCTCGCCCGATCTCGCCGGCGTGCCGCACGAATTCTTCAACGGCGCCATCGACGACGTGCGCGTCTTTGGGCGAACGCTGACGCGCGGCGAAGTGCGCGCGCTCGTGCACGAGCGGGGCTATAACCCGCTGTAG
- a CDS encoding OmpA family protein — translation MVWARLLVLAACASCASSAAETRPVAPPRIIVESIRCYVLQPVQFARGAATMAADSEAVVDALARPMIDDPKQFVLVELSGHASNDEPHPSTLAHQRATALRDALVARGVDASRLRAKGYGAHCTQRDSPSDAEAAFKDRRVEIRVLRTLDGETGAEVGCPAARTAGAE, via the coding sequence ATGGTGTGGGCACGCCTTCTGGTCCTCGCGGCGTGTGCGAGCTGCGCGTCGAGCGCCGCCGAGACCCGGCCCGTCGCCCCCCCGAGGATCATCGTCGAGTCGATTCGCTGTTACGTGCTGCAGCCGGTTCAATTCGCTCGCGGAGCGGCCACCATGGCCGCCGACTCGGAAGCCGTCGTCGACGCGCTGGCGCGCCCGATGATCGACGATCCGAAACAGTTTGTGCTCGTTGAGCTTTCGGGGCACGCGTCGAACGACGAGCCGCATCCGTCGACGCTCGCGCATCAGCGGGCGACTGCGCTCCGCGATGCGCTCGTGGCGCGTGGTGTCGACGCGTCGCGCCTTCGCGCAAAGGGCTACGGCGCGCACTGCACCCAGCGCGATAGTCCGAGCGATGCGGAGGCCGCGTTCAAAGACCGACGCGTCGAGATTCGGGTGCTCCGCACCCTAGACGGCGAGACCGGCGCCGAGGTCGGCTGCCCCGCCGCGAGGACCGCCGGCGCCGAGTGA
- a CDS encoding PD40 domain-containing protein: MDPDGSNKTNLTNTVSTNYGNPAWSPDRSKIAFNSDKDDGSGEIYVMNADGSNMVRLTNFVGESDVEPAWSPDGNKLAFASRRDHLISSIYVMDSETGADVIRVTNAGTGSDQGPSWSSGNRIAFWTNEGSIGLHIGIVDVNPSVPFDAGEAGAGVWGTNRTGLLSNLAYGLNPAWSPDGTKIVYSAGTGTRHIGIMNADGTGQVDLTGGTLEDFPSFSPDGTRIAFDRNVSGKVLVHTMNVNGSNQTVLTESDAGPGGTNPGW; the protein is encoded by the coding sequence ATGGATCCCGACGGGTCCAACAAAACAAACCTGACGAATACGGTGAGCACCAACTACGGAAACCCCGCCTGGTCGCCCGATCGCAGCAAGATCGCCTTCAATAGCGACAAGGACGACGGCAGCGGCGAGATCTACGTCATGAACGCGGACGGCTCGAACATGGTTCGACTGACCAACTTCGTGGGCGAGAGTGACGTCGAACCCGCGTGGTCGCCCGATGGAAACAAGCTCGCGTTCGCCAGCCGACGCGACCACCTCATCAGCTCGATCTATGTGATGGATTCGGAGACCGGCGCCGACGTGATCCGGGTGACGAACGCGGGCACGGGCAGCGATCAGGGTCCGTCGTGGTCGTCGGGCAACCGCATCGCGTTCTGGACCAACGAAGGCTCCATCGGCCTTCATATCGGCATCGTTGACGTGAACCCGTCGGTCCCCTTCGACGCGGGCGAAGCGGGCGCGGGCGTGTGGGGGACCAACCGCACCGGCCTCCTCTCCAACCTTGCCTATGGCTTGAACCCGGCGTGGTCACCCGATGGAACGAAGATCGTGTACTCGGCCGGCACTGGCACGCGTCACATTGGCATCATGAACGCGGACGGGACTGGCCAGGTCGACCTGACCGGCGGCACCCTCGAGGACTTCCCCAGCTTCTCGCCCGACGGCACGCGGATCGCGTTTGACCGCAACGTGAGCGGCAAGGTGCTCGTTCACACGATGAACGTGAACGGCTCCAACCAGACCGTGCTCACCGAGAGCGACGCCGGCCCGGGCGGGACGAACCCGGGCTGGTAG
- a CDS encoding DNA alkylation repair protein, which produces MPSSRKPSKGRRRPDTEGLPALIDALSARLRREGDATRAAGQKAYLKSELAFFGVAQPVIRVLARELVREHRDVAPLVLARALFETRWHEHRAVAIGVLELRASELGPSALPRLIELVREGAGWAYVDWLATKVIGPILAANPRELRRLELWAGDDDFWVRRTALLAMNDALRAGGGDFELFSKLAVPMLGEREFFIRKAIGWVLREVSKKRPALVRAFVERHRHAMSGLTLREATKYLAAPAAESGRGQVRGQVRARPAAPNSAGARPRGRRPRKR; this is translated from the coding sequence ATGCCGTCGAGCAGGAAGCCTTCGAAGGGACGGCGCCGCCCTGACACCGAGGGGCTCCCGGCGCTGATCGATGCGCTGAGCGCACGACTTCGGCGGGAAGGCGACGCGACGCGCGCCGCGGGGCAGAAGGCGTACCTCAAGAGCGAGCTCGCCTTCTTCGGCGTGGCGCAACCGGTTATTCGCGTCCTCGCTCGGGAGCTCGTGCGCGAGCACCGTGATGTGGCGCCGCTCGTGCTCGCGCGAGCCCTCTTCGAAACGCGGTGGCACGAGCATCGCGCCGTCGCGATCGGTGTGCTGGAGCTTCGCGCGTCGGAGCTAGGGCCATCGGCGCTGCCGAGGCTCATCGAGCTGGTCCGCGAGGGCGCCGGCTGGGCGTACGTCGACTGGCTCGCCACGAAGGTCATCGGCCCCATCCTCGCGGCGAACCCGCGCGAGCTCCGGCGGCTCGAGCTCTGGGCCGGCGACGACGACTTCTGGGTTCGCCGGACGGCGCTCCTCGCGATGAACGACGCGTTGCGAGCCGGCGGTGGCGACTTCGAGCTCTTCTCGAAGCTTGCGGTGCCGATGTTGGGCGAGCGCGAGTTCTTCATCCGCAAGGCGATCGGTTGGGTGCTCCGCGAGGTCTCGAAGAAGCGACCGGCGTTGGTCCGCGCCTTCGTGGAACGGCACCGGCACGCCATGAGCGGCCTCACGCTCCGCGAGGCCACGAAGTACCTCGCGGCTCCGGCCGCGGAATCGGGGCGGGGGCAGGTAAGAGGGCAGGTGAGAGCGCGCCCCGCGGCGCCGAATTCCGCGGGCGCGCGTCCGCGAGGGCGGCGCCCGCGGAAGCGATGA
- a CDS encoding acyl-CoA dehydrogenase — protein sequence MNPLVRDRDVSFLLYDVLEVTALTSLPYFAEHSRMTFDSVLGAAARFAREVLYPAYNTLDETPPRFEAGRVLVHPRMRELWPALSELGLVVATRPAAVGGMQLPLSVFSLATAYLMAANLSAYGYVGLSGGAAHLLETFGNESLRERYMRPLYEGRWTGTMALTEPQAGSSLADVAALAKPMADGSFRMSGAKIFISGGDHDAAENIVHMTLARIDAPSTPAGTKGVSLFCVPKRRVEGDRLVDNDVAVTGLIHKIGWRGLPSVALSYGEGGDCHGYLVGEPHRGLAAMFQMMNEARIMVGMNGVATASVAYLESLEYAKTRRQGRPLMAKDPGTPPVPIVMHTDVRRMLLRQKAIVEGAMATVTRAALFADVAEHGAGAEQREHARVLLDLLTPVAKSFPAERGYEANALALQIHGGYGYSSEYPVEAWLRDQKLNSLHEGTTGIQAMDLLGRKAVAGGGAAMLALRVEVERTVERAARAGVEKRWCAVVGEGLATVLALTAELGARGAAGDVAAMMLHATDYLDLFSTLVVGWQHLECGAAATERLAAAGGGGGSRVGGAGSEEVDFLRGRILSMEYWLATEMPRIATLSALCRAGEDSYARISEREL from the coding sequence ATGAACCCGCTCGTCCGCGATCGAGACGTCTCCTTTCTGCTCTACGACGTCCTCGAGGTCACGGCGCTCACATCGCTCCCCTACTTCGCCGAGCACTCGCGCATGACGTTCGACTCGGTGCTCGGTGCGGCAGCGCGCTTCGCTCGAGAGGTGCTCTACCCCGCGTACAATACGCTCGACGAGACGCCCCCGCGCTTCGAGGCAGGCCGCGTCCTCGTCCACCCGCGCATGCGCGAACTCTGGCCCGCGCTGTCTGAGCTAGGGCTCGTCGTCGCCACGCGGCCCGCAGCCGTCGGCGGGATGCAGCTCCCGCTCAGCGTCTTTTCGCTCGCAACGGCGTACCTGATGGCGGCCAACCTTTCGGCCTACGGTTACGTGGGCCTGTCGGGCGGCGCCGCGCACTTGCTCGAGACGTTTGGCAACGAGTCCTTGCGCGAGCGGTACATGCGACCGCTCTACGAAGGACGTTGGACCGGCACGATGGCGCTCACGGAGCCGCAGGCCGGCTCGAGCCTCGCGGATGTCGCCGCGCTGGCGAAGCCGATGGCCGATGGCAGCTTTCGGATGAGCGGCGCGAAGATCTTCATCTCCGGTGGCGATCACGACGCCGCCGAGAACATCGTGCACATGACGCTCGCGCGCATCGATGCGCCGTCCACGCCGGCGGGCACCAAGGGCGTCTCTCTCTTCTGCGTCCCCAAGCGTCGCGTCGAAGGCGACCGTCTCGTCGACAACGACGTCGCCGTCACGGGCCTCATCCACAAGATCGGCTGGCGTGGTCTTCCGAGCGTGGCGCTCTCGTACGGCGAGGGGGGCGATTGTCACGGGTACCTCGTCGGCGAGCCGCACCGTGGCCTCGCGGCGATGTTCCAGATGATGAACGAGGCGCGGATCATGGTCGGCATGAACGGCGTGGCGACCGCCTCTGTCGCGTACCTCGAGTCGCTCGAATACGCGAAGACACGCCGACAAGGGCGACCGCTCATGGCGAAGGATCCGGGCACGCCGCCGGTCCCCATCGTCATGCACACCGACGTGCGGCGAATGCTCCTCCGGCAGAAGGCCATCGTCGAAGGCGCCATGGCGACGGTGACGCGGGCGGCGCTCTTCGCCGACGTCGCCGAGCACGGCGCAGGCGCGGAGCAGCGCGAACACGCGCGTGTATTGCTCGATCTGCTCACCCCCGTAGCCAAGTCGTTCCCTGCCGAGCGGGGCTACGAGGCCAACGCGCTCGCGCTGCAGATCCACGGCGGCTACGGCTACTCGAGCGAATATCCGGTGGAAGCGTGGCTCCGCGATCAGAAGCTCAACAGCCTCCACGAAGGAACAACGGGCATTCAGGCGATGGACCTCCTCGGTCGCAAGGCCGTTGCCGGCGGCGGCGCGGCGATGCTCGCGCTGCGCGTCGAGGTCGAGCGCACGGTGGAGCGGGCGGCGCGTGCGGGCGTTGAGAAGCGGTGGTGCGCCGTCGTCGGCGAGGGGCTCGCGACCGTCCTCGCGCTGACGGCCGAGCTCGGCGCCCGCGGCGCCGCCGGTGATGTGGCCGCGATGATGCTCCACGCGACCGACTACCTCGACCTCTTCTCGACGCTCGTCGTGGGCTGGCAGCACCTCGAGTGCGGCGCTGCGGCCACCGAGCGGCTCGCGGCGGCGGGTGGCGGCGGCGGAAGCAGGGTTGGCGGCGCTGGCAGCGAAGAGGTCGACTTCCTCCGCGGGCGCATCCTCTCGATGGAGTACTGGCTCGCGACCGAGATGCCGCGCATCGCAACGCTCAGCGCACTCTGCCGGGCTGGCGAGGACAGCTACGCGCGGATTTCGGAGCGCGAGCTGTGA
- a CDS encoding Uma2 family endonuclease — MASSPNPATKLAYVRPVRPLHFPESEPEEEHLGQHPRHEDLCMFLKLLLRALCGEANAVSADMFVYWNATLNDDRGRRAPDAAVKLGLPQAEMFEHGSWKTWELGVPELVVEVLSLSDTRERWTLTEKREAYEAMGVDEFVCFDVDAPEGARIRVWDRVEGDFVERVVEAERTPCITLSEAFGCVFEWIVAPAERWPVALRLLRDGVLVPLPSEVATAALAGEAAARARARELEALLAKK; from the coding sequence ATGGCGTCGTCGCCGAATCCCGCGACCAAGCTCGCGTACGTCCGCCCCGTGCGGCCGCTTCATTTTCCGGAATCCGAGCCGGAGGAGGAGCACTTGGGCCAGCACCCTCGGCACGAAGACTTGTGCATGTTCCTGAAGCTGCTCCTGCGAGCGCTTTGCGGCGAGGCGAACGCCGTCTCGGCGGACATGTTCGTCTACTGGAACGCGACGCTGAACGACGATCGCGGTCGCCGTGCGCCGGACGCAGCCGTGAAGCTTGGCCTGCCGCAGGCCGAGATGTTCGAGCACGGCTCGTGGAAGACCTGGGAGCTTGGCGTGCCCGAGCTGGTCGTCGAGGTGCTCTCGCTATCGGATACGCGCGAGCGTTGGACGTTGACCGAGAAGCGCGAAGCCTACGAAGCGATGGGCGTCGACGAATTCGTCTGCTTCGACGTCGACGCACCGGAGGGTGCGCGCATCCGCGTCTGGGATCGGGTCGAGGGCGACTTCGTCGAGCGCGTCGTGGAAGCGGAGCGAACGCCGTGCATCACGCTGTCGGAAGCGTTCGGCTGCGTGTTCGAATGGATCGTGGCGCCGGCGGAGCGCTGGCCCGTGGCGCTGCGTCTCCTTCGAGACGGCGTCCTCGTGCCGCTCCCGTCCGAGGTGGCCACCGCGGCGCTCGCAGGCGAGGCTGCGGCGAGGGCGCGCGCCCGAGAGCTCGAAGCGTTGCTCGCGAAGAAGTAG